In bacterium, a single window of DNA contains:
- a CDS encoding ATP-binding protein has translation MNILSGFCAFANTDGGRLLIGVDDNGNPVGLKDSKKLLEDLLECRNTSKRN, from the coding sequence ATGAATATCTTAAGTGGATTTTGCGCCTTTGCAAATACTGATGGTGGAAGATTGCTAATCGGAGTTGATGATAATGGCAATCCTGTTGGCTTAAAGGATTCAAAAAAATTGCTTGAAGATTTGCTGGAATGTAGGAACACTTCCAAAAGAAATTAA